The nucleotide sequence ATAGGAAGAATAGCGGCAATCACAGTAAACGTAGCAAGGATCGTTGGATTTCCTACTTCCGAAACCGCATCCAAAATGGCCTTGACCTTCCCTCTTTTCCCGGCAAAAGAAAGGTGCCTTTCAATATTTTCCACGACTACGATCGCATCATCTACTAAAATACCGATAGAAAAAATGAGAGCGAACAAAGTTACCCGATTGAGAGTATAGTTTAGAAAATAATAAATAAATAATGTGAGAGCCAAAGTGACCGGGATTGCGACAAATACAACAAGGGAAGCGCGAAAGCCCATCCACAGTGCGATCAATACCGAAACGGATATCGTTGCAATCAATAAATGTTCGATCAATTCTTTCGATTTCAAACCGGCCGTAAGACCGTAATCGCGGACAACTGTCAATTTTACTTCTTTAGGAAGGTCCTTTGCAAATTCGTTTGCCCGTTCCCGAATAATGCCGGCAAGAGCCTCCACGTTAGTTCCCTTTCTTTTCGAAAAAACTATCGTAACAGCATTCTCCGCCGTATTCGGATTTTCTTTCAGAAAGAATAAAGACTGCCTCGTTCTTTCTTCAGGTCCTTCATAAATTCGAGCGATATCTCCTAACTTTATCACTCTCCCCCAGCTTTGTTTCACGGGTATTTGTTTGAGATCATTCTCGTTTCGAATGGAGGATCCTATTTCGATATCGTAAACTTTTTTGGGATCCCAGTTTTTTCCGGCAGGGAAATCCGAAGAGTTCATCTTCAAACTTTCGGATAATTGAAGAAAATCGACACCGTATTGTCTCATCCGATCCGGATCGGCAATTACCCGTACCGATTTCTTTCGGCCACCCAACAATTCCACTTTTGAAAGGTCCGGCGTTGAAGATAGTTCACGCGCGAGAGGAGCGATCAAGCTGCGAAGGGAATAGTCATCTTTTTCCGTAGAGCTAAAAGTAAATGCTAAGAAAGGAACATCGTCGATCGTAAACGAATTAACGGATGGCTCGGAAGTGTTCGGAGGAAGTTGATTTTTTATCCCTAAAATTTTATGATGCACCTTCACTAAGGAAGGTTCTAAAGGTTCCCCTACTTTAAATCGTACGGTAATCATTGATTTATGGTCTTGCGTCGCGGAATATACGAACTCCACTCCCTCCAATCCCCAAACAGCTCTTTCCACGACTTCGGTTACTTTTCTCTCCATTTCTTTTGCCGAATATTGGGGGGAAAAGAAAGCTATGTCGACCATCGGAACGGAAATTTGCGGTTCTTCTTCTTTTGGTGTAAGATACACGGCCAATATTCCCGCAAAAATGCTAACAGCTGCGAAGATCGGAGTCAGTTTTGAACGGATGAATTTTCCCGCGAGAACTCCCGCAAATCCTTCCGCATTATCTTTTTTAGTTTCCTGATGCATTGTTATCTCCCGAATAAAGAGTTAGTTGGGCGCGAGTTCTCAAATATTCTAGATCTATGTATTCTTTCCTAGTAAGAGCGTCCGCGGTCCTAGAAAAACTTTCCGCAAGAGACGTCGCTGGAATATTACCTCTTTTGAATAAAGTCTGAGAAAGGATCAGTTGTTCGTACTGAATGCGATAGGATTCTTCGGAATCTTTCCCCGCCTGAAAAAGTACCCTTTCCTTTTCGGAAAGAATTTTGAACTCTGAATTTTCTTTCAGCCGCGCTTCTTTCCATTTGGTTTCCGCGGCCTTTGCTTGGATTTCCGCCTCCTTTTTGGAACCGATATCCGTTGGATTCAATAAGTTCATCTGAAGATAAACTCCCGCATTGTATGAATTCGCAAAATTTCGATCGCCGGCATAACCGTACGCCTCGGCATAAACACCGACTTTCGGCAAAAATTTGGAATTCTCCATAGAAACTTTATCTTTAGAGATACCTGAATATGATTCTAACATTTTCGAAACGGGAGTCCTGACTTCGGAAGCGGAAACCGAGAGGGGTAAATTTTCGTCATAAAATTTGGCTAAAGAGGATTCCGAAGGCTGGAGATTATCGAGAACTCCGCCCGACATGATTTTTATCGATTCCAAAGACTCTTTTTTATAAAGATCTTTCTCCTTTATCTCAGAAATAAGCCTAAGCTGAACGGATTTTAACGCCAAGGAGCCTGAATGTCCTACAGGATTCGAAAACGAATCGAGTCTATATGTACTCGAAAATGAACTCAATTGCCGAAGTATTTTCTCTCGCTCCTTCACTCCCTCGGAAAAGATCAACGATGATCTGAACGCAATGGCTGTCTGAATATATAATGTTTTATTAAAATATTCCGACTCATGTATTTGCGCTTGTAATTCCTTTTCTTTTATTTCCTTAAAAGCCTCCTTTGAACCGCCTTCATAGAGTGGAAATTCCAGACCTATGGTTCCTCTGGAATAACCGTTACTTCCTGGGCGATTCAAAGTGTCTTTGGCGAAGATATTTGCCGAATTCGGATTAAGATTCTGATATAACTGATTATTCGAATCTAAAAAGTTGGAAAGGTTAGAACGATTACTCGCAGTCGAAAAATCGGATTGGGTTGCCGACCTTTGTCCCAACTTTCCCGTAAAATTCAAAATAGGATCGTCAGTTTGGTAAGTCCGAACATCCGTATATAATTTCGGAAACCAATGTAATCCGGCCCGATCGCTCGCAGACCTTGCAGCCTCTATTTCCAAATTCTTCGTTCTGAGAGAAGGCGAATTTGCGGCGACCTTTTCCCATACGGAAGAAAATTCCAAAACCTCTCCAAAAATATCCCCCCACAACGGAGTGACAATTAACGTTCCAGTTACTAAAAGCGAACCAAGGGACCGAATTTTCATAAATTTTTACCTAATAGCCTCGCATTTACGAGGTACTCCAAGTCGAGTCAGGATAAAAGCCATGGGGCAAAAACCGACTAACGAGAATAGGATCATGTTGATACTCGCTAAAATATTCAGTACCAGTCCCCAAGGACTGATAAAATACGCGATTAAGAGACCCAACAAAGAAACCGATCCTCCGATTAAGAATAGGATCCGCTCCAAATACCAAATTTTTGCGTTTGATTCACTCATTCCATATACCCCCATAGGTATGATCATTTCCATATACCCATAGGGGTATGCTGAATGTCAACAAAAAATCGAGAGTAAAGATTTGATATTGCTCAAGCCCGAAAAGGACAGAGCCTAATCGGGGCTGAAAAAGGATGAAAGGAAGAGATTAGAGAGAAAAAGCGGCTTTAATCGCTTTTTTTAGGTTTTTTTGGATGGAAGAAGGAGCTTTTTTTTCGGAGAAACATTTATCCATATAATCCTGTACATAAGCTTCTCCGAATTTCTTTAAAGCCTGGCTGGAAGCCTTTAGAAGAATTATGGTCTTTTCACAATCGTCATCTTTATTGTACAGATTCTTCTCGATCGCGTCTAATTGGCCCTTGATCCTATGTAGTCTATGAGTAAGCTGTTTTCTTATTTCATCTAATTCCATAATCTATACCCTGTATGGTATGATACTTTGTCAAGAATATTATAGAATGAGCGCTTTACCCGCTTCCTCGTAGAAAAAAGAATGGATTTAATGTTAGCAGCCTGAATATTTTCCTTTGCATGAAAGGCGTTCTTTATCTTTGTTCCTTATTCTTGATCACCTGTATCGGTTCAGCGCAAAGAATGCAACAAACCTATATAAACCATCCGGATATTAACAAGGCCTGCTTACGGTTTCTTTTTTCCGACAAATCCGTCTCAAGTGGGAATGAGAGGATCATGTTAGAGACTTTATATAAAATATCGGAACAGAATATTCGAGAGGATTACATGACAGGTCAGATCGTCTATGTTCCGGAAGCAGGAGAAGGAAAACATTTTCATTTGAATAAAGACGGAAATATCGAATATTATAGGATCAAATATGAAACTTTAAGCGCAGAAGAAGGAACGAAATTCTTTTGTGCGGAAAGACTTCGCTTAGATTTAGAAAAGAAATTTCAAACGACTTCGGCAAAGTTGAAAGTGAATCCATTGGATACGAAAGCAAGGCTGGAGCTGGAATCAAATTTAGAATCGTACCTAAAATTCTCAAATGCGCTCGAAGGTAAGTCTCAGATCGTTAGAAACTTTTTATTCTTCACTCTTGGAAAATATATGAAGGGGGACCAAGGCCTACCTGTATCTCCTTGCGACTTCACCCAAAAAATAATAAAACCGATCACGATCGCGACTTCAGATCTAACCGACACGGATTCTAAACTTGCGTGGGCAGCCAATATCCAAATTTTTACCGCTTATGAATTGGGATTTTCTATGGCTGGGTACTGCAAGTGAACCTTCGACTAACTTTGTTTAGTTCGTCTTTTTTTGAAAACGGGATCTAGGAACTCCAACATGCATTTATCTGGAGATCGTTCGTTTTGAGATAAAACAATCTCAATTTCTTTCGATTCTTCTTGACCTCAACCGATTCGGTGCAATAATCTTGGGCCGAGATTTTATGCGGAGAAGTTTATGCGTTCCACAATGATGGATTATCCATTGGTTTTGCCTTCCATTCTAAAAAGAGCAAAAGAGGTTCATCCGCATAAGGAAATCGTTACCAAATGGCATGATAATTCCGTCCAAAGACTAACTTACGGTGAATTTTACAAAAGAACGATACGATTAATGAGCGCATTACGAAAGGCGGGCGCAAAACCTGGAGAAGCGATCGCCACTTTTTGCTTAAATCATTCGGTTCACTTGGAACTGTATTTTGCGATCCCAAGCATACGTGCAGTTCTCCACACTATCAATATTCGATTATTTCCGGAACAACTCACTTATATCATCAACGAAGCGAAGGATAAATTTATCTTTGTGGATAAGTCGTTAGCTCCGTCGATCGAAAAGAATTTAAGCCAAATACACGGCGTGCAAAAGTTTATTATTATAGACGATAAGGAGAATGTTCCCTTCCCGAATCTGCCCAACGCTATCTCTTACGAAGATTTTTTAAAAACGGGAGACGATGTCGAAAATTTCGAACCTATCGACGAGTTCGAGGCGGCCGGGATCTGTTACACTTCCGGAACGACCGGAAATCCGAAAGGGGTCGTATATTCTCATAGATCTACGTATTTACATTCTATGTCCATCTGCATGGGGGATGCATTGTGTATAAAAGAATCTGAAACTGTTCTTCCAGTGGTCCCCATGTTCCATGTTAATTCTTGGGGAATACCTTTCGCTTCGGTAATGACCGGATGTAAATTGGTATTTCCTGGAAAACATCTTTTAGGAGCGGCGCTTGCGGAATTATTGGAATCGGAAGAAGTTACTCTGACTGCAGGAGTTCCTACAGTTTGGAATGTTCTCTACCAACATTTAAAGAAAACGAAATATAATCTCAAACTTCATACTATGGTTGTCGGCGGTTCTGCCGCGCCTAGAGGTCTGATCGAAGGTTTTGAAAAAGATTTCGGGATTTCTATTCTCCACGCATGGGGAATGACGGAAACTTCTCCCGTTGGGACAGTTTCTCATCTTCGCGGTTTTATGGAAGAATGGAACGGTGATAAAAGATATTCTTATAGAGCCAAACAAGGTGTTCCTGTTCCAGGGGTAGAGATCCGTGCAATCGACGATAATGGTAAAGACGTTCCTAAAGACGGAAAAACTCCCGGTGAACTTTTAGTAAGAGGACCTTGGATCGCCGCTTCTTACAAAAGTGGAGAATCTCCTGAATCTTTTACTTCGGATGGTTGGTTCCGCACAGGTGATGTTGTGGTCCTAGATGAATTCGGCTATATGCAAATCACAGACCGTAAAAAGGATCTGATCAAAACTAGGGGGGAATGGATCTCTTCAGTGGATATGGAAAATCTCGTCATGGCAGATCCGGATGTTTTAGAAGCCGCAGTTGTCGGAAGAAAAGATCCTGTAAGAGACGAAGCCCCGGTTATCTTTGTAGTTCCCGTAGAAGGTAAAAAAGTAGATCCGAAAGAGATTCATGATCGACTCAAAGAACATTTTGCTCATTGGCAATTACCGAAGTTAGATGATATTCGGTCGGTTTCTTCGATCCCAAAAACTAGTGTGGGGAAGTTCGATAAGAAAATTCTAAGGAAGGAATTAGAAGAATAGACCTCTACTAGTCGCATCAAATTCTAGGAGAGTGAGCAAATCTAATGGCACTTTAATCCTAATACTTGGTGCATTGACTGCAATTGCACCCTTTTCGATCGACATGTATCTTCCGGGTATGAATGAGATCGCAAAGGATCTCGGAACTCCGATCTCTGATGTGCAACTAACGTTAACTAGCTTCTTTTTCGGAATTTCTTTTGGACAATTATTTTATGGCCCAATTATAGATCGTTTCGGTCGTAAAATTCCTCTATTGGTAGGCTTACTGTTATACATCACAAGTTCCTTGGCATGTGGGTTTTCAAATTCCGTGAATGCATTAATATTTTTCCGATTTCTTCAATCTTTAGGTGCTTGCGCTGGAATGGTAATCCCAAGAGCCGTGGTAAGAGATGTGTTCTCTCCTCACGAAGGGGCCAAAGTTTTTTCTCAGATCATTTTAGTGATGGGAATTGCGCCGATACTAGCACCCACCGTCGGAGGACTTCTTCTTCAATTTGCGAGTTGGAAATGGATATTTTTCACACTCACCGGAATTTCTACTTTAATGCTCTTTGGATCTCTGCTGATTTTCCAAGACAGCAAAGGAGGAGACTCTTCCATTTCTCTTAAGATCGCTCCGGTAATTCGAGAATATATCGAAGTCTTTTCCAATCCGATCTTCAAAACCTACGTGCTTAGTTCCGGATTTTCCGCCGCAGTGATGTTTGCGTATATTGCCGGTTCACCGTTTGTGTTTATGGTTTTAAACGGACTATCACAAACCGATTATAGTTATCTGTTCGGATTTAACGCCTTCGGCCTGATCCTTGCTAGTCAGATCAATCGCATCCTTCTCAAAAAATTGGAAGCCGCGACCATTGTGAAATATGTCGGATTCTCTTATTTAATACTCTGTTCCTTGCTCGTGATTTTCGAAGTATTCGGTTTCGGATTTATTCCTATGCTTGTTTTGATTTTCTTCCTGGTGAGTGCTTTCGGACTCATCGTTCCGAATGCTTCCGCTCTCGCAATGGGCCCCTTTTCCAAAAACGCAGGAAGTGCGTCCGCTTTAATGGGGGCAATACAGATGGTATTTGGTGCGGTTTCTACAGCGGCAGTTAGCCTTCTTCACGACGGAAGCGCTTATCCGATGATCACGGTAATGTCAATGTCCGGCGTTATGTCTTTAGCTTGCCTGTTTTTTTTAGGAAAGGACCATAAGAAAATTAAATAATCTTAATATTATTCGGCAGAAGAAGGAATGAAGGACCCGAGAATTCGGGTCTTATCAAAATATTTACTTTTTGTTTAATTGCGGTTATATCTGAGCTCGCTGATCAGCACGACTTTTGGTGAATGTGGCTCCAGCAAATTGTCCGCATACGAATCCAACAACTTTCCTAATCTATTTATTTGAGGAAAGTCCCGCCCGGAAATCTGGGAGTTTGGAATCTGGTCCAAGACCTCAGTATTGGGTCGGGTATTCAAGGCTAGCCTCCGGATTGGGATAAGGCGAAGAATTGAACCTTCTCCGAACGATGTCAAGCCTATTGGACATAGTTCGGGAAGTTTTTCGAACCGGCCAAATCCTTGCTTTAGGGCATTCTAAATGAAGAATGTTGGCAGACCCATTTTAACCGCAGCCTATTCCTCGGAGCTAATTCCCAATTTGGATTCTAGAGCCTTTATTCTTCTGGCCCATTTCTGGAAATTAACCACGTTTTTGATATTCACTCGTAACTTTTGGAATTCAGGGAAAGTCAGTCCGTAATCCCAACCTACGTAAATATCCGGTTTAGAAAGTGTGTTACGGACGGAGGTCCCTCCGCCTACGATCGTCCCGCTCGGAATTCCGATATGGTCTGCCACCCCACACCCTCCGCCGATAGTAACGTTATCTCCTATCGTAGTAGAACCGGCTATACCTGTGTAACCTGCAATCACTACATTTTTTCCTAATACACAGTTATGACCGATATGAACTAGGTTATCGAATTTACAGCCGTCTCCTATGATCGTGTTTTCCAAACCACCTCTATCGATTGCGCTATTGGAACCCATCTCTACATCGTCTCCCACGATAACCGTTCCGACTTGAGGGATCTTATTGTGCTTACCGTTTGCGAAGACGAATCTGAAACCGTCCCCACCTACAGTACAATTTCCGAAAGATCTGAACCTTTTTCCGATGATAACTCCATGGTGGATTACGTTATTCGGTCCTATATGCGAACCTTCTCCGATCTTTGCTCCTCTTCCGATACGAACCCCGTCTTCTAAGATTACGTTGTCTCCGATCTCGGCATCTTCCGCAACGGATGCAAAATTTCCAATATAACAATTTTTACCGATCTTTGCTCTAGGGTGAACGAATGCATTTGTCTCTACTTTATTTTCAAACTTGTGAGGTGGATAGATGAGATCCAAAACCTGAGCAAGGATAAGTTCGGGTTTATCTACAACCAAGCAAGGCACTTCTAATTCTTTTGCGAACTCTGAAGTGGTTAGAACGATACTAGAGGCTGTCTTTTTTGCCTCGTTTAACATCTTCTTATTTGCGAGAAAACTAATGCTGTTCGCAACTCCGGGATTGACGGGAGATACGGATTCCACCTGAACTTTTTTGGGGTCCGCGCAATTTTCTATTTTTGCTCCGGAAATTTTGGAAGCCAGTTCTTCCAATGTATATCTAGCCATTAAGACCCTCTTTTCTAGACTTTTAATATCTGCCAACGTATCCGCGGTTCGAATTCGAATCTATCCCAAATTTCGGAATGAAATACTCACATGAGGCGACAAATATCTAAGTCTATAAGTTATCAAAGGATTACAGATAAAGAAGACATAATATGGAGAAATCGACCGTCTTCCTATAGAAATATCCCGTTTGACGAATTAGCTTCCGAAAAAATTCTGTAATACATCAGAAATCGACATCAGGACCCAGCCCGCCCATGAAGCCCGTTAGAGAGCCGCAAATCAATATATTCAAAAAATCAAACCCGTTAAAAGCTAAGGTCATCAGCAATGTTCGCCTTACACCGGAACCTGGAACAGGTAAAAGACCTAAAAAGGAAGGCGAGTCCTTAATTCATAGAATCACTCTAGCCATTGATCATGGCCAATATCCGTATTTGATAGGACAATCAGGCGGAATCATCCCTCCGGGTGAAGATCCTGAAAAAAAAGCGAAGGGACTTGCAGACGCAGCTTATACGGTTCGTTTATACTCCATCGCTTCTCCTAGCTATTCTTTCGGAATGAAAGAAGATACGATCGAATTCATTATCAAAAGAGATAATGTTTACGATGCGGATGGAAACGTTCAGTTCAAAGGCGTTTGCTCCAATTACGTTTGTGATCTGAAAGAAGGCGACGAAGTAGTAATGACCGGACCCTCCGGAAAAAAATTCCTTCTTCCAAACACCGACTTTTCCGGAGACATCATGTTCCTTGCAACCGGAACAGGGATTGCTCCTTTTATTGGAATGAGCGAAGAACTTCTTGAGCATAAACTCATCAACTTCACAGGGAATATAACTCTCGTATACGGTGCACCTTACTCGGATGAGTTGGTAATGATGGATTATCTAAGAGGATTAGAGCAGAAATTCCCTAATTTCAAATTAGTTACCGCTATCTCCAGAGAAGAAAACAATCCTTTCGACGGTGGAAGAATGTATATATCTCACAGAGTTAAAATGTTGGAAGCGGAAGTAAAAAAAGTCCTCTCTTCCGGTGGACGTTTCTATATCTGCGGCGGTCCGAAAGGGATGGAAAAAGGAGTGATCGAAGAGATCCAAAAGATCGACGGAAACTCAGGAACTTACGAAGAATACAAACATCATCTAGAAGGCGCCCACCAACTTTTCGTGGAAACTTACTGATTGATTTTGTAAATTTTTTCTAGCTAAAAGGCTCCCAATCGGGGGCCTTTTTTTATGGAAAACGACTGGAAATCCAAAACCGGGAATTTAGTCTTTTGCCGTCAGGAAGGGAAAACTATGAGCGTAATCCGAGATATCGATAAAGGCAAAGGTGAGATCATCCGAGTCGAAATTTCAGAATTTAAAGGAAATAAATATCTGAACTTACGAGTTTGGTACACAGACAGCGAAGGTGAATACAAACCCACCCAAAAAGGTATCGCGATCCCGGTCGGATTATACTCGGAAGTAAAGGATGCAATACTCGCAGCGGAAAGCTTACTAAGCTAAACCGCCTTACTTTCTATCCAGGCTTTCAATAAACTTTGGGCCTCTTCCTCCGTTTCGGAAGCACGGATATGAGATTCTAATCGAGTGATCGAGAATACTTTTTTAACGGAAGATCTTAGATTACTTACGATCAATTCTCCGCCTCTTTTTCTGAGCCAGCCTGCGATCTGTATCAACATACCGATCGCGGAAGAATCGATATACGAAGATTTAGCCAGATTGAATACGATGTATCTGTAACCTTCTTTCATCTTTTCTTGGATAGCAGTTTTGATCTCAGGGCATCGATAAAGATCTATATCTTCATTCGTACGATACGCAAAGATCTGATCGTGGTATTCCACTCCATCGTCCGGGAAATTTTCCAATGCTCCGTACTGAAGCTCGGAAGCGGAAGCCACTAAATGTTTTGCGGCAGTAGGAGAATTTTCCAGGATCCGATTTTTTAAAGAACTTACCCTAAAGCCAAGCGTTTGCAAAACTTCAGGCGCCAGTTCTTCCTTCTCGTTTATATCTTTGATCAGATCGTTTAGGAGAGCAATGGATTCTTCCGTATAACCTTCTTTCAAAAGTGTTCCCGCTTTTCTTAAACCTTTTCCGGTTTTAGCGATGGTTGCCTCGACAACAACATCCGCATCTTCCTTGGCAGAGTCGTCCCTCCAATCCAAAGGAATATCTATGTTTTTTTGTTCAAGTTTTGCGCCGTCGGTTAGCTCGTAATAACTTGCAGAAATATTAATATTTGCAGGAGTATCTTTTTTGGTCGGGCGAAGCTGGACTACGATGCTCTTAACATCGTCCGCTCTCATGTCTCCAACTTCCAATACTAATGTTTTAGTTCGTCCTGTCTCTTCCGGATCGGGTTCTTGGTAAGAAGAAACTTCAGAGACTAAATCCAAATAATCCATTCCTTTTGGAAAATCCACTTTGAGTTCTATGGATTGCGCGTATAAGGTCCCGATATCACCGAATTCTTTGAAGAATATATCACCGGTTTCTTCGGGAGTTTCCACATAATAGAAATTACCTCCTCCCGATTCCGCGATCTCTTTCAAAAGTATTTCGTTGAAGTCGTTACCGAAACCGATCACAGTCGTACTGATCCCTTTTTTATAGGCATCTGCCGCGATCTGGATCAACTGAACAGGATCCTTGATCCCTAATGTTGGATTTCCATCAGTAAGAAGAATCACCCTTTTATAACCGTCCGCAATCGGATGTAATTCCAAAGTTCTTAGAACATGAAGCCATCCACCGCTTAGGTTGGTGGAAGTACCTACTTGGATAGAATTCAATCTATGAATGACGGAATTTTTTTCGGCCAACGGAACAAGAGGTTGGATGACCTGAACATCTTCTGCGTAAGCAACGGCGGTTAAAAAATCGCGACGGGTCAACCAATTGACCAGGGAGGAAGAAGCCTGGATGACAGAATCCATCTTGTTTCCTTTCATGGACCAACTTCTGTCCAAGGCCAGGCCTAAGATTAAAGGTTGCCTTTGAGAGGAAACAGGTCCCGTAGGAGAATTTAAACGTACAAGTAGAGTGTTGGACTTTGCGGAAGAACCGGCCGGTCTCATCAATTTGGCCGAAAGAATCATGCGCTTGAAAAAACCATTTACATACGCTAAGAGCAAGAAGAATTTAAAAGAGAAACAGAAATAGAAACCGAAAATGAGCCAAGAAATTATAGAACCATTCCTTAAGGTTTTTTTAGACCGATTTGAAGAAATTCGAAGCCAAAATTCGGAAGAGATCCCAAGTTTCACGCAAATTTACAAAAACGGAAGTCTTATTTGTGAAGCTTTCAACTCGGTGGAAATTTCGGAAGATTCTTCCTTACATAGCGAACTTCTTGCGATTTCCGAAGCAAAACGGATCTGCAAGGAACGATACCTCACTGATTGTATCCTCATTACCACTCTAGAGCCTTGTTTAATGTGCGGGGGTTCTATTCTTCTTTCTAGAATCCCTAAAGTAGCATATCTGGTACCTGCAAAATTGGGAGAAGGGATTTCTTCTCTTCCTTTAGAAACCATTTATAGCAGAAATTTTTTTCCAGAACTTGTCCTAATTAAGTCTGAAACGACCACAGAGTTATTCAAAACTTTCTTCAAAGATAAGAGAAATTAGACGGACTTTTAGGCTTTTCCTCCTTTCTTGTCTCGGGCTATCTGGTAAAATTACAAACCTATGGCCGGAAATCACGAAGTTCTCTCCCGCAAATACCGCCCTCAAAGATTCCAGGACGTAATCCATCAGAATCTAGCGATCGGTGCATTACAAAATGCGGTTAAATCCGGAAAGATAGGTCATGCGTATATTTTTTTCGGTCCTCGTGGTGTAGGAAAAACTACAATCGCTAGGATTTTTGCAAAAAGGCTGAACTGCCAAAATCCGATCGATAACGAACCTTGCAATCAATGCGATTCTTGCCAAGAGATCACGAAAGGAATTTCGGGAGATGTTCTGGAGATAGATGCTGCGAGTAATCGCGGGATAGAAAATATCAGAGAACTTAGAGATAACGTAAAGTTCACTCCGATGGGCGGTAAGTACAAAGTGTACATCATAGACGAGGTGCACATGCTTACAGACCAATCTTTCAATGCACTTTTAAAAACCTTGGAAGAGCCTCCTGCTCATGTGGTTTTCGTTTTGGCTACTACCGAGTATCATAAAATTCCGGAAACAATTCTATCCCG is from Leptospira sp. WS58.C1 and encodes:
- a CDS encoding TolC family protein; translated protein: MKIRSLGSLLVTGTLIVTPLWGDIFGEVLEFSSVWEKVAANSPSLRTKNLEIEAARSASDRAGLHWFPKLYTDVRTYQTDDPILNFTGKLGQRSATQSDFSTASNRSNLSNFLDSNNQLYQNLNPNSANIFAKDTLNRPGSNGYSRGTIGLEFPLYEGGSKEAFKEIKEKELQAQIHESEYFNKTLYIQTAIAFRSSLIFSEGVKEREKILRQLSSFSSTYRLDSFSNPVGHSGSLALKSVQLRLISEIKEKDLYKKESLESIKIMSGGVLDNLQPSESSLAKFYDENLPLSVSASEVRTPVSKMLESYSGISKDKVSMENSKFLPKVGVYAEAYGYAGDRNFANSYNAGVYLQMNLLNPTDIGSKKEAEIQAKAAETKWKEARLKENSEFKILSEKERVLFQAGKDSEESYRIQYEQLILSQTLFKRGNIPATSLAESFSRTADALTRKEYIDLEYLRTRAQLTLYSGDNNASGN
- a CDS encoding YgaP-like transmembrane domain, whose translation is MSESNAKIWYLERILFLIGGSVSLLGLLIAYFISPWGLVLNILASINMILFSLVGFCPMAFILTRLGVPRKCEAIR
- a CDS encoding metal-sensitive transcriptional regulator — its product is MELDEIRKQLTHRLHRIKGQLDAIEKNLYNKDDDCEKTIILLKASSQALKKFGEAYVQDYMDKCFSEKKAPSSIQKNLKKAIKAAFSL
- a CDS encoding long-chain fatty acid--CoA ligase, producing the protein MRSTMMDYPLVLPSILKRAKEVHPHKEIVTKWHDNSVQRLTYGEFYKRTIRLMSALRKAGAKPGEAIATFCLNHSVHLELYFAIPSIRAVLHTINIRLFPEQLTYIINEAKDKFIFVDKSLAPSIEKNLSQIHGVQKFIIIDDKENVPFPNLPNAISYEDFLKTGDDVENFEPIDEFEAAGICYTSGTTGNPKGVVYSHRSTYLHSMSICMGDALCIKESETVLPVVPMFHVNSWGIPFASVMTGCKLVFPGKHLLGAALAELLESEEVTLTAGVPTVWNVLYQHLKKTKYNLKLHTMVVGGSAAPRGLIEGFEKDFGISILHAWGMTETSPVGTVSHLRGFMEEWNGDKRYSYRAKQGVPVPGVEIRAIDDNGKDVPKDGKTPGELLVRGPWIAASYKSGESPESFTSDGWFRTGDVVVLDEFGYMQITDRKKDLIKTRGEWISSVDMENLVMADPDVLEAAVVGRKDPVRDEAPVIFVVPVEGKKVDPKEIHDRLKEHFAHWQLPKLDDIRSVSSIPKTSVGKFDKKILRKELEE
- a CDS encoding multidrug effflux MFS transporter gives rise to the protein MYLPGMNEIAKDLGTPISDVQLTLTSFFFGISFGQLFYGPIIDRFGRKIPLLVGLLLYITSSLACGFSNSVNALIFFRFLQSLGACAGMVIPRAVVRDVFSPHEGAKVFSQIILVMGIAPILAPTVGGLLLQFASWKWIFFTLTGISTLMLFGSLLIFQDSKGGDSSISLKIAPVIREYIEVFSNPIFKTYVLSSGFSAAVMFAYIAGSPFVFMVLNGLSQTDYSYLFGFNAFGLILASQINRILLKKLEAATIVKYVGFSYLILCSLLVIFEVFGFGFIPMLVLIFFLVSAFGLIVPNASALAMGPFSKNAGSASALMGAIQMVFGAVSTAAVSLLHDGSAYPMITVMSMSGVMSLACLFFLGKDHKKIK
- the lpxD gene encoding UDP-3-O-(3-hydroxymyristoyl)glucosamine N-acyltransferase, with the protein product MARYTLEELASKISGAKIENCADPKKVQVESVSPVNPGVANSISFLANKKMLNEAKKTASSIVLTTSEFAKELEVPCLVVDKPELILAQVLDLIYPPHKFENKVETNAFVHPRAKIGKNCYIGNFASVAEDAEIGDNVILEDGVRIGRGAKIGEGSHIGPNNVIHHGVIIGKRFRSFGNCTVGGDGFRFVFANGKHNKIPQVGTVIVGDDVEMGSNSAIDRGGLENTIIGDGCKFDNLVHIGHNCVLGKNVVIAGYTGIAGSTTIGDNVTIGGGCGVADHIGIPSGTIVGGGTSVRNTLSKPDIYVGWDYGLTFPEFQKLRVNIKNVVNFQKWARRIKALESKLGISSEE
- a CDS encoding ferredoxin-NADP reductase; the encoded protein is MKPVREPQINIFKKSNPLKAKVISNVRLTPEPGTGKRPKKEGESLIHRITLAIDHGQYPYLIGQSGGIIPPGEDPEKKAKGLADAAYTVRLYSIASPSYSFGMKEDTIEFIIKRDNVYDADGNVQFKGVCSNYVCDLKEGDEVVMTGPSGKKFLLPNTDFSGDIMFLATGTGIAPFIGMSEELLEHKLINFTGNITLVYGAPYSDELVMMDYLRGLEQKFPNFKLVTAISREENNPFDGGRMYISHRVKMLEAEVKKVLSSGGRFYICGGPKGMEKGVIEEIQKIDGNSGTYEEYKHHLEGAHQLFVETY
- a CDS encoding transcriptional coactivator p15/PC4 family protein yields the protein MSVIRDIDKGKGEIIRVEISEFKGNKYLNLRVWYTDSEGEYKPTQKGIAIPVGLYSEVKDAILAAESLLS